A single genomic interval of Spirosoma linguale DSM 74 harbors:
- a CDS encoding Esterase/lipase-like protein (KEGG: aav:Aave_1951 GDSL family lipase): protein MLSLAGLGLITPVSAQSGKSIHRFADEVFPRFDTLNNVVYGQAINLKGQSETLKLDLFLPEKGDTLRKRPLLIFIHGGGFQNNDKVGAFSSMVCSSMARRGYVASSINYRLGLTASKSDTAYFDALYRAVQDAKAAVRFFRKNADLYGIDPDQIFVMGSSAGSKTAMHLAYLDQSEVPSWVDTKRLGTLEGISGNPGYSSKVRGVINCWGAMIDYRWMQPGDAPIFNVHGMADVTVAYDSSFSYHGFRHGSTILYDHALKMGIPTGLQLFEKTGHTLDNDKVKQQAALGEISHWLFTQLLQNEPKNGPEVFKWSTEVQQLTHLDSTTKDPQNAILFSGSSYIRRWTTIARDLAPIPIIHRGYGGAKLNDFAYYISRIVKAHRLKAAVFYVGNDIVGVLVDKTPLQVLNLVKNVTRQVQAIHPDLPIFWIQVSPNPKRWPVWDQTSAANELIRQYCEQTPNLHFIETAYTFLGPDGKPIPSLYDADTLHLNEAGYKRWAVIIKKSLMVLK from the coding sequence TTGCTTTCGCTAGCCGGTTTAGGGCTAATTACCCCGGTATCAGCTCAGTCCGGAAAGTCGATTCATCGGTTTGCCGATGAGGTTTTCCCGCGCTTCGATACCCTCAACAACGTTGTTTACGGACAGGCCATCAACCTGAAAGGACAGTCTGAAACGTTGAAACTCGATCTTTTTCTGCCAGAAAAAGGCGATACTCTGCGTAAGCGCCCGTTGTTAATTTTTATTCATGGGGGAGGGTTCCAGAACAACGATAAGGTGGGTGCGTTTAGCTCGATGGTCTGTAGCAGTATGGCTCGGCGGGGTTACGTGGCCAGTTCCATCAATTACCGGCTGGGACTGACCGCATCCAAAAGTGACACGGCCTACTTCGATGCCTTATACCGCGCCGTGCAGGACGCCAAAGCCGCCGTTCGGTTCTTCCGAAAAAATGCTGATTTGTACGGCATTGACCCCGATCAGATTTTCGTGATGGGTAGTTCGGCGGGATCAAAAACGGCGATGCACTTAGCCTATTTAGATCAGAGTGAGGTGCCGTCCTGGGTTGATACAAAACGGCTGGGAACGCTGGAAGGCATTAGTGGCAACCCTGGCTATTCGTCGAAGGTGCGCGGGGTTATTAACTGCTGGGGAGCCATGATTGATTACCGCTGGATGCAGCCGGGCGATGCCCCCATTTTTAATGTACATGGCATGGCCGATGTAACGGTGGCGTACGATTCGTCATTCAGCTACCACGGATTCCGACATGGCAGCACTATTCTGTACGACCACGCCCTGAAAATGGGTATTCCGACGGGCCTTCAACTGTTCGAAAAAACCGGACATACGCTGGATAATGACAAAGTTAAACAACAGGCTGCGCTGGGTGAAATCAGTCACTGGCTGTTCACCCAACTGCTACAGAACGAGCCGAAAAACGGGCCGGAAGTATTCAAGTGGTCGACGGAAGTACAGCAGTTAACACATCTCGATTCAACGACGAAAGACCCCCAAAACGCCATTCTGTTTTCGGGCAGTTCCTATATTCGTCGCTGGACAACCATCGCCCGCGATCTGGCGCCTATTCCGATTATTCACCGGGGGTATGGTGGTGCCAAGCTCAACGATTTCGCCTATTACATTAGCCGCATCGTGAAGGCGCACAGACTCAAAGCCGCCGTGTTTTACGTGGGGAATGACATTGTTGGTGTTCTCGTCGACAAAACGCCGTTGCAGGTGCTGAATCTGGTTAAAAACGTTACTCGCCAGGTGCAAGCCATTCACCCTGACCTGCCGATTTTCTGGATTCAGGTATCGCCGAACCCCAAGCGCTGGCCTGTATGGGACCAGACCAGTGCCGCCAACGAGCTAATCCGGCAATATTGTGAGCAAACGCCGAATCTTCATTTCATCGAGACGGCCTATACCTTTCTGGGGCCCGATGGCAAACCGATTCCGTCGTTGTACGATGCTGATACCCTGCATCTGAACGAAGCGGGGTACAAACGCTGGGCTGTTATTATCAAAAAAAGCTTGATGGTGCTTAAGTAA
- a CDS encoding DNA polymerase III, subunits gamma and tau (KEGG: dal:Dalk_1998 DNA polymerase III, subunits gamma and tau~TIGRFAM: DNA polymerase III, subunits gamma and tau~PFAM: AAA ATPase central domain protein; DNA polymerase III delta~SMART: AAA ATPase): MENFVVSARKYRPATFDTVVGQEHITTTLKNAIKTNHLASAFLFCGPRGVGKTTCARILAKTINCQNLTAEGEACDACESCVSFNQNASFNIHELDAASNNSVEDIRNLIDQVRYPPQSGKYKIYIIDEVHMLSSAAFNAFLKTLEEPPTYAIFILATTEKHKILPTILSRCQIFDFNRIQPQHIANHLAGIAQKEGITAETEALDLIAQKADGGLRDALSMFDLNVTFAADRIIRYKEVLDNLHILDYDYYFKLTDLLLAGKLPQSLLTVDEILRKGFDGHQFIVGLCRHFRDLLVCKDAATVQLLQVTENVRKQYLDQAMRAPMSFLLSALSLGGQCDMSYKQAKDQRLHTELWLMKLANLRNLLNWDAMPELPLPQNGAHSTERFTTPESGDEKKNGEHQPSQSRQAPTSPQLVESHPITSEPVNGYQPANGAAAASQPRSNGYAVASAGTLASSPSVAPSSAGTASVTTPTRPALVADAVMTQPETTGRPEVRPKPVIAPPQRPATSRLRSTVPLTTGPVQPATEAVSDVISTAPTRPDKAFTFEDLQDVWRAFSKIRQQQNDSASEQLILNREIVLNGTTIHITLDNTLQVGYLTEVKPELLGYLRAELQNSQIQLEHTVTVQEVKKMIYSSQDKYNYLAEKNPALHELRKVLNLEVDY; encoded by the coding sequence ATGGAAAATTTCGTGGTCTCGGCCCGCAAGTATCGCCCGGCTACCTTCGACACGGTCGTGGGGCAGGAACACATTACTACCACACTTAAGAACGCAATCAAGACCAATCACTTAGCGTCGGCGTTTCTATTTTGTGGACCGCGGGGTGTCGGCAAAACCACCTGCGCCCGGATTCTGGCCAAGACGATCAATTGCCAGAACCTGACCGCTGAAGGGGAAGCCTGCGATGCCTGTGAATCGTGCGTGAGCTTTAACCAAAATGCATCCTTCAATATTCACGAACTGGATGCCGCTTCCAACAACTCCGTTGAAGATATCCGTAACCTGATCGATCAGGTGCGCTACCCGCCCCAGTCGGGTAAATACAAGATTTATATTATTGACGAGGTGCACATGCTCTCCTCGGCGGCTTTCAACGCCTTTCTGAAAACGCTGGAGGAGCCACCTACCTACGCCATTTTTATTCTGGCAACCACGGAGAAACATAAAATTCTGCCAACGATTCTGTCGCGCTGTCAGATTTTTGACTTCAACCGGATTCAGCCGCAGCACATTGCCAACCACCTTGCCGGTATTGCCCAAAAAGAAGGGATTACTGCCGAAACAGAAGCCCTCGACCTGATCGCCCAGAAAGCCGATGGTGGCCTGCGCGATGCGCTGTCGATGTTCGACCTGAACGTGACCTTTGCCGCCGACCGGATTATTCGGTACAAGGAAGTGCTGGACAACCTGCATATTCTCGATTACGATTATTACTTTAAACTAACCGACCTGTTACTGGCCGGAAAGCTCCCGCAAAGCCTGCTGACGGTCGATGAAATTCTACGAAAGGGATTTGACGGGCACCAGTTTATCGTTGGTCTGTGCCGCCATTTCAGGGATCTGCTGGTTTGTAAGGATGCCGCTACGGTTCAGCTGCTGCAGGTAACGGAAAACGTTCGCAAGCAGTACCTCGATCAGGCTATGCGGGCTCCGATGTCGTTTTTGCTATCGGCACTGAGTCTGGGCGGCCAGTGCGATATGAGCTATAAGCAGGCTAAAGACCAGCGTCTGCATACCGAACTCTGGCTGATGAAGCTGGCCAATTTGCGGAATCTGCTCAATTGGGACGCCATGCCCGAGCTACCGCTGCCGCAAAACGGCGCCCATTCGACCGAACGCTTTACTACCCCGGAATCGGGAGACGAAAAAAAAAACGGCGAACACCAGCCCAGCCAGTCCCGGCAAGCGCCAACTAGCCCTCAACTAGTCGAAAGCCACCCCATTACGAGTGAACCGGTAAACGGCTACCAACCGGCAAACGGAGCCGCTGCGGCCAGTCAGCCCCGGTCAAATGGGTACGCTGTTGCGTCGGCGGGTACGCTGGCGTCATCGCCCAGTGTTGCTCCATCCAGCGCCGGTACGGCTTCGGTCACAACACCTACCCGCCCGGCTCTCGTAGCCGATGCGGTCATGACTCAACCCGAAACGACAGGGAGGCCAGAGGTTCGACCAAAGCCAGTAATAGCTCCCCCCCAGCGACCCGCCACGAGCCGTCTGCGGTCGACAGTTCCGCTAACAACGGGGCCGGTTCAGCCAGCGACCGAAGCCGTTTCGGATGTCATTTCAACAGCCCCGACCCGGCCCGACAAAGCGTTTACGTTTGAGGACTTACAGGACGTATGGCGTGCCTTCTCGAAAATAAGGCAGCAACAGAATGATTCGGCGTCGGAGCAACTCATTCTCAACCGGGAGATTGTTCTTAACGGGACAACCATTCATATTACGCTCGACAACACCCTGCAAGTGGGGTACCTGACCGAAGTAAAACCGGAATTACTGGGATACCTGCGTGCCGAACTTCAGAACAGCCAGATTCAGCTGGAGCATACGGTCACGGTGCAGGAGGTAAAAAAGATGATTTACAGCTCGCAGGATAAATACAATTACCTCGCCGAAAAAAACCCGGCCCTGCACGAGTTAAGGAAAGTGCTGAATCTGGAGGTTGACTATTAG
- a CDS encoding major facilitator superfamily MFS_1 (PFAM: major facilitator superfamily MFS_1~KEGG: mrd:Mrad2831_0012 major facilitator transporter), whose amino-acid sequence MVTALPSTYPPTLSRSRWLRYTVFFYLYVMQGIPAGFSLTALANYLTAEGVKPSVIGSFAAIVGLPWAFQFVWGPLIDRYQGSPMGRRKPWVVGAQFLAFLASLSLLFVHNPVTQITTLAWLFFTHSIFAAVQDASVDAMAITVIAEDERGRVNAFMRAGFLIGTGVGAAVFSQLLRTYGFFNAALSQSLCLLTLTIITFFIREQPDDQLLPSFKSSTTAKPNTAQRATLPEHKFKWLFTELFKGLFSTRSLLLFGAIVVAYVSISLFSRAYSYQLIRVLGWADTSVSVLTGTYGMLVATGAALMGGYIADRISPRRLLVVVLTVVAVYLICFNGLAMYWTQRPVAQTGLVALYFMDPSISVAAMPVLMAICRKGVEGSQFTTYMAFVNLSDILGSYVSGHALDYISAPTIGLLAGGLATVAAVTIFLTVRHYSLRETTGGQPLT is encoded by the coding sequence GTGGTAACAGCCCTCCCTAGTACTTATCCGCCCACACTAAGCCGAAGTCGGTGGCTGCGTTATACTGTATTTTTTTACCTGTATGTGATGCAGGGAATCCCGGCTGGTTTTTCGCTGACAGCCCTGGCCAACTATCTCACCGCTGAAGGCGTGAAGCCGTCGGTTATTGGTTCATTTGCCGCTATTGTTGGCCTGCCCTGGGCCTTTCAGTTTGTGTGGGGTCCGCTAATCGACCGCTATCAGGGTTCTCCGATGGGCCGCCGAAAACCCTGGGTTGTGGGCGCACAATTTCTGGCGTTTCTGGCATCGCTGAGTCTTTTGTTTGTTCATAATCCCGTTACACAGATTACCACGCTGGCCTGGCTTTTTTTCACCCACAGCATCTTTGCGGCTGTTCAGGATGCCAGTGTGGATGCGATGGCGATTACGGTGATTGCCGAAGATGAGCGGGGGCGCGTTAACGCCTTCATGCGGGCGGGCTTCCTGATTGGTACCGGCGTTGGAGCCGCCGTATTTTCGCAGCTACTGCGTACGTATGGTTTCTTTAACGCAGCCCTCAGTCAATCCCTTTGCCTGCTGACGTTAACGATCATTACTTTTTTTATCCGCGAACAACCCGACGACCAGTTGCTGCCGTCGTTTAAATCATCTACTACAGCCAAGCCCAACACGGCCCAGCGGGCAACCTTGCCTGAGCACAAATTCAAATGGCTGTTTACGGAGTTATTCAAAGGCCTCTTCTCCACACGAAGCCTGCTTTTGTTCGGGGCTATCGTTGTCGCCTACGTGAGCATAAGCCTGTTTTCGAGAGCCTACAGCTACCAACTGATTCGCGTTTTGGGCTGGGCCGACACGTCTGTATCCGTGCTAACCGGCACGTACGGCATGCTCGTAGCCACGGGAGCCGCACTGATGGGTGGTTACATTGCCGACCGAATCAGTCCCCGTCGGCTCCTTGTCGTGGTACTGACCGTAGTGGCCGTTTATCTGATCTGTTTCAATGGTCTGGCAATGTACTGGACGCAACGACCGGTGGCGCAAACGGGGCTTGTAGCGCTGTATTTTATGGACCCTAGTATCAGCGTTGCGGCCATGCCTGTGTTGATGGCTATCTGCCGAAAAGGGGTGGAAGGGTCACAGTTTACCACGTATATGGCCTTTGTTAACCTATCCGACATTCTTGGCTCCTACGTATCGGGCCACGCCCTGGATTATATCTCAGCCCCAACCATAGGCCTTCTTGCGGGAGGATTGGCCACCGTGGCAGCGGTTACTATCTTCCTCACCGTACGGCATTACAGCCTGCGGGAGACTACCGGCGGGCAACCGCTGACCTAG
- a CDS encoding Ion transport protein (PFAM: Ion transport protein; Ion transport 2 domain protein~KEGG: pha:PSHAa2614 potassium channel protein) has protein sequence MSHLRKSLYRVLETSAGKRRGISLAFNLLLITIITLNAIAIVLHTVPEYDRQFAVLFTDFEVFSVVFFTIEYIMRIWVCVENEKYSHWFWGRLHYIFSTSAIIDFLAIFPFYFTLFATDLAIVRILRLFRIFRLFRISRYSHAFRLIQNVVTEKKEELILSTMLVIFMLIIVSSVMYYVEHAAQPDQFSSIPATMWWGVTAMTTVGYGDIHPITPLGKLLGGITAILGIGLFALPTGILVSGFNEHIRDRKAPQRKVCPHCGKEI, from the coding sequence ATGTCACACCTCCGCAAATCGTTATACCGGGTTCTTGAGACCTCGGCGGGAAAGCGTCGGGGCATAAGCCTCGCGTTCAACCTCCTCCTGATCACTATTATTACCCTGAATGCCATTGCCATTGTACTGCACACAGTACCCGAGTACGACCGACAATTTGCCGTTCTTTTCACGGATTTTGAAGTTTTCTCCGTCGTTTTTTTTACCATCGAGTACATCATGCGCATCTGGGTTTGTGTCGAGAATGAAAAATATAGCCATTGGTTTTGGGGACGTTTACATTATATTTTCTCCACCAGCGCCATCATCGACTTCCTGGCTATCTTCCCATTTTATTTCACGCTCTTCGCCACCGATCTGGCCATTGTCCGCATTCTGCGGCTATTCCGTATTTTCCGGCTCTTCCGAATCTCCCGTTATTCCCACGCATTCCGCCTGATTCAGAATGTTGTTACCGAGAAAAAAGAAGAACTGATACTGAGCACCATGCTCGTCATTTTCATGCTGATCATTGTATCGAGCGTGATGTACTACGTGGAGCACGCGGCCCAACCCGATCAGTTTTCGAGTATTCCGGCCACCATGTGGTGGGGTGTTACGGCCATGACAACCGTTGGTTACGGTGATATTCACCCCATTACGCCGTTAGGAAAGCTACTTGGTGGCATTACGGCTATACTGGGTATTGGATTATTTGCCCTGCCAACGGGTATTCTGGTTTCGGGTTTTAACGAGCACATCCGCGACCGCAAAGCTCCCCAGCGAAAAGTATGCCCCCATTGCGGGAAGGAGATTTGA